GTCTGGATTAAAAAGATGTTTCCTAAAGAGTTTGAAGTTGGACTGTATGCCTTAACCATCATTAGAGATGAACTCAACATGGATATGCCCGAAGATGAGGCCGCTCATATTACCATGCATTTAATCAATGCACAGTTAGACGGCAATATGTCCCATACTGACGAAATCACTAGTCTATTAACCAATTGCCTACGCATTATCGAAATAAAAAGTGGCATTTTAATCAATGAAGGCTCTTGGGCTTACGAGCGCTTTTTACGCCATCTCTTAGCTTTAGCACAGCGTATTATTGCCCACAAAGAAAATACTGGCAGTAACGCTATGCTGAACGAGACCATACGTCAACAATTTGAAAAAGAATATCAAATTGCATTAGGGATTAAAAGTTACATTCATCAAGACTTCCACTTTGATATTGTCGATGATGAAGTAACCTTCTTAACCATTCATATTAATCGCCTATTAACAGATGCATAAAACCAGCTTGGACATCATTCAAGCTGGTTTTTTTTGATTTAAAATTCGTTTTGACCTAGGTAAGCTAATGCGTATTGCGCATATAACTCTGCCCCAACTTTCAGAGCATTTTCGTCTACGTTAAAGTTTCCAGAATGATGCGGCCATTGTGTTGCGTCGTCATCGCTAGCACTACCAACTGTCGCAAAAGCACCTGGAATTTGTGTCATATAACAACCAAAGTCCTCTGCTCCCATGGTTGGTGGGCAGTTATCAATCGCTTCTTCCCCAAAGGCTTGAGCAGCGATTTGTTGAACTAAATTCGCTGTTTTTTCCTCATTATTAACAGGTTCGGTCATGCGATCGTAGACCACTTCAGCCTCCCCACCGTACATCTTCGCGATTTCATTGGCATAGTGTTTCAAAGCTTCTTCTACCGTATCGCGCGTTGCTGGATCAAACGTTCGAACCGTTCCCTCAATAGTTGCATTCTCGGCAATAACATTAAAACGTGTTCCTACTTCCATTTTACCAAGCGTTACAACGGCTGGATGTAAGGGATCAATCACGCGAGAAACAATCGATTGCGCATTCACAACAAATTGAGATGCCATAATCGCTGCATCAATCGTTAAGTTAGGTTGCGCCGCATGGCCGCCCTTTCCTTTAAAACTAATTTTTACAATATCAGCTGCCGCGAAAGACGGACCCGCTGGACACGAAACAGTACCTGACTTGCCCACTGACCAAATGTGGATACCAAAGGCATTATCAACACCTTCAACAGCCCCTTGTTCGACCATCAGCTTAGCGCCTTGCGCAATCTCTTCTGCCGGTTGGAACACTAAGCGAACTGTTCCGTTAAATTGATCCTTCACTTCATTCAAGGCATAAGCTGCACTCATCAGCATAGAAATGTGCGTATCATGTCCGCAAGCGTGCATTTTCCCTTCAACACTTGATTTGTAGGAAACATCATTCATTTGTTGAACAGATAAGGCATCCATGTCTGCTCTCAGTAGAATTGTTTTACCAGGACCTGCCCCTTTGATTTCTGCAATAACACCGGTTGGTTTCGTTAAACGATAAGGAATGCCAAATTCATCTAGTTTTGCTGCGATCAGTTTTGTCGTTTCAAACTCTTCCATCGACAATTCAGGGTGTGCATGTAAGTAACGACGAAAGGCGATCATGTCGCTTTCTTTAGATAAAATGATGTCTTTAACTGTTGGATTTACTTTTATTTCTATTTGGCTCATGTGTCTAGCTCCCTTACCTGATATCTTTTCAGTAGGTCTACTATAGCCATTTAACATTTGTCTGTCAAATTCGATTGTCATCGTTTTCTAATCAAAAAATGCTTTCAAAACAAACATTTACAACCAAAACTTTTGTTGGTTTCGGTAATATTAAAATTCATAAAGGAGACTATTTTAATCTTCATCTTTAATATCAATATCTTCAGGCACAGGTGTGTTGAGATAGTCTTCTAGAGCGGCCTTTTCTTTTTCTCGTTCTGTTAAGAATAAATTAAACTGCTCACGATAAATCATAATCTCATCTTCGAGACGAAGTACCCGAATTTGTTTTTCACGAATCAAGCGATGAATCTCACTGATAGGCAAGTCTAGATAGTCGGCTGTTTCTTGAATCGTTAGATACATTCTATTCGTCCTTCTTCTTTAGCTCTTTTTAACGAACTCTGATTTTAATTTCATGGCACCAAAGCCATCAATCTTACAATCAATATTGTGGCCGTCGCCCGAATCTTCGACTAAGCGAATACTCTTCACTTTTGTTCCTTGCTTAATGGCTTGTTTACTACCTTTTACTTTCAAATCTTTAACGACAACAACATCATCACCATCAACCAAGATGTTTCCATTTACATCCTTGACTGCGTCATCCTGCGCTAGTTCTGCTCCTGGCACCCATTCGTGTGCGCATTCTGGGCACACCCATAATGCACCATCCTGATAAGTATATTCTGACTGACATTTCGGACAATTCATTGTTTCCATTTTTAATAAGCTCCTTTTATGATCGGTAACGAAGGGCTAATCCCTTCAAAAAATTTCTAGCGTAGCGGTCGCCACAAGGCTTGTAGTTACGGTGACCTTCTTTACGTAGAACTGCGCTTAACTCACTATTTGAAATTGATACGCCAGCTTCGTCTAAAATATCCAGCAAATCGTCACTTGTTAGTGACAAAGCGATTTTAACCTTTTTCAATAATAGGTTATTGGCATTGCCTCTTGTTAACTCTAATTTTGGTTCTTGAGCGACTTGGCCTTCTTTAGGCTTTTGTACACCACGTTGCGACGTGATCAAGCCATTTAAAAAGCGCTCAAAGCTTTCGTCGTCACACATTAACTCATAGACGTTTTCTGAATTAGTTTCTTCATCTTCTTGAGCTAGTTTTGTTAGCATGGCTTTGATGTCTTCTTTGGTTTTTTCCATGCCGCCCAACTTAAAGATTGTCACCATATCGTTATCTTTAATATCTAGGGCGTAGCGCAAACGCACTAATCGGTCGTTATGATTCATTTTGTCCCTCATTTCTCATCGTATTCTTGTTGATTATACCAAATTTTCGCCTTTTTTTCTGCTATACTACAAACAACAAGCATTTCGAGGAGCGATTACTATAAAAAAACAACAAAAGTACCATAAACCTAATCATAAAAAACAAGCACCCGCAGCTACAGGAGTAACCAACTACCCGATTAAAGAAGACGCACAATTACTGCCCTTCCTACTTGAGAACTTAAAAGGTGGCCGTAACGCAATCAAAGCCATTTTGACACGTGGTCAAGTTTCTGTTGATGGAAAAACCATCACTCAGCACAACCACCCCCTTAAACCTGGGCAAGTCGTCAGCGTTTTAAGCAATCAAGTAGCCATGAATAAAACTGTACTTCACGGCATTTCTATTTTACATGAGGACGATGACCTTATCGTTATTCGAAAAGACGAAGGTATCCTCTCTGTTTCTGGAAAAGATCCTTCCGAAGCAACTGCCTACCGCCAGCTTTCTGCTTATGTGAAAGAAAGCAATAAAGCTAACCGTATTTTTGTTGTTCACAGACTAGACCGAGATACCTCCGGCGTTATGATTTATGCTAAAACAGAAGCAGCCAAAACAAAACTGCAAGAAAACTGGCACGAAATGGTTAAAGAACGGACTTATACTGCCTTAGTTGAAGGAGAAACGGATAACTCTGGAAAAATTTCATCTTGGCTAACAGAAAATACTAAGTCTATGAAAGTTCACTCTCACAATTACGACAATGGCGGAAAACACGCTGTCACTCACTACAAAAAAATCCAAGGCAATAAAAATTATTCCTTATTAGAAGTCCAATTAGAGACAGGTCGCAAAAATCAAATCCGTGTTCATATGGAATCTATTGGTCACCCTGTTGCTGGCGACAAAAAATATAGCGCGCGTTCAAATCCATTGAAACGTTTGGGATTACACGCATCTAGTATTTCATTCATCCATCCCACAACAAATAAACTGGTCAGCTTCAATGTCAAAGCACAAAAAGGCTTTTATTTAAGCTCGAAAGAGGTATAACTATTTAAACATTAAAAACATACTAAGTTTAGTAGGCAGAAACTCCGACGGGAAGCACTGTCTACTATTTTCTTTTTTTGGGGATATTGTAGTGGTGAAAGGAAGTATGACCATAGCCCCGAGCACTAAGAGTCTGAAACAAAAACGTGGCTCCTTCACTGTCATTTCAGAATCAGGTTTGAGTATGTGGGAGCACGAGTCCGTGTAAAGGAAATGAGAATCGGAATGAATCAGTGAGGGGCCTTCAAACCAAACGAGAACGAGAGGAGAAAATAATGTTTGTAGTAGCATTAGATGTTTTTATGATGAAAAGCTATACCGTCATCTATCACGGCGACACTTCCCTGTCTGAAGGAATCATTGCACACACGAGAACAGCTTTCGGCAGCCTGCTGAATGGAGATAGGTCATAAATCTTTCTTCTGAGAGCTCGCAGCTAATTTCAAATAGCTCATCTCTTTTATCATATAAACCTAATAACTTGTCAGCAATCTATTCGTAAAATGGGTACGATTGGATAATGCCATTCTTTTGGTTACTATAACAATAATTGCTTAAGCAAGCGTCTTTTTCCCTCTTCTTTTCATTTTCCAAAAACAGGCGTAAAATAGTTAAATGGAGGATGATGTCATGGAAGAGAAACGTTTAGATTTTAAACTAGGGTTTGTTAGTCTGGTGACAGGGCTTTTAGTTGGTGTTGTGGTGAGTGGCTTTCGGTTGGCTATTCCCTTTTTGATGGGGATGGTAGGAAAGTTATTGCAGTTTGGACAACAAAGTCTCCTTCACTCACTATTGTTTATTTTTATTTTCGCAACGATTGGTGTCGTTGTATCGTGGAACGTCAAAAAAGAACCGATGATTGGCGGTTCAGGTATTCCCCAAGTAGCTGGTAAATTAAGTGGGCAGTTAGACTTCTCCTGGTTCTCTGTCTTGATTCATAAGTTAATGGGTGGCATTCTAACGATTGGGAGCGGTCTGACTGTTGGCCGAGAAGGTCCATCGGTTCAGATTGGCGCAGCAATTGGACAAGGTATTGCCGAAAAAAGTCATTTAAATAGTCAGAACCAACGTTATTTGATTGTAGGCGCCGCTAGTGCGGGGATGGCTGCCGCATTTAACTCACCCATTTCAGGGATTATATTTGCATTAGAAGAACTTTTGAAACGAACCTCGCGGAGAGGGTTTTTAGCCAGTTCCTTAATTATCATTACGTCCACCCTCGTATCAATTATCTTATTAGATAACACCTTTACCCTTACTATTCCTATTTCATTAGAGTTACCAGTAAGAGACTATCCTTTTTTAATTATATTAGGAATGGTCATTGGTTTATCAGGCGTTCTATTTAATCGGGTTATCCTGTGGGGAAAGAGAGTGTATGCACGATGGCATGTCCCTGTTGTTATAAAATGCAGCTTCCCTTTTGTTGTCACAGCACTCTTTTTATTATGGGATCCTAGTCTATTAGGCTCAGGAGATCATTATATATTAATGCCATTCCATGAAAATATAGCTCTCGCCTCTCTACTATCTGTTTACTTGATTAAACTATTCTTATTAGTAGTGGCTTTTTCATCTGGTTTGCCAGGCGGTATATTCTTCCCCTTGTTAGCACTAGGCTCACTTGCCGGCAACATCGTGGGAACAAGTTTATCAATGGGTGGATTAATCGATCAGAACACCTTATTAGTTTTTACGGTCATCGCAATGGCTGCTCATTTTGCTGCAATCGTTCGTGCCCCACTGACTGGTATTTTTCTCATCCTTGAAATGACAGGGGGATCGATTCGTTATCTATTACCCCTTGCAATGGTCACCTTTGTTGCTTACCTTGTCGCTGAACTATTCCATTCCGAACCAATTTATGAATCATTGTTAGGGTTGATGTTGGCGAATGAAAAAGAGGAGGGGTAGGAGTTTTTAGAGTGACCCCAAAAGTTAGTTTTTTTTAGATCTAACTTTTGGGGTCATTTTATATATGCATATCTTTTGTTTATTGTCTGGATAATTGAATGGGCCTCGTAACCAGAAAGTCTCCATTAAGCCTGCGGTTAAAGGGAGTATAGCTTAAGAAACCTCATTTATTTATGATAAGATTCACTCATTGCTATTGGATACAATTGTGACAATCTTTTAAAATCATTGAGCCTATTGTCAGATTATCCTATAGTTTTTTTAGAACTGTCATACATCTTAATATGGATTTTATATCAAATGACTAATTGTACACACCTACTAAATAATTTAAAGGAATAAATCAAGCAGATAATTATTTGGAAAATTATTTTCTGTTCTCTGTAAAAAACCTTTAGGAATAATCAATTCGTAATGTTAACCAATCCAATTTTTGACAGGTCAATGTATATCATTTCAATATCATATCTACTATTAATTGGGGACAAAGTGATATTAGAAGGGTTGTGTATCAAATCATATTTTAAAATTTTACTGATTGCGTATTTGTTACTTTTTAACCCTAGTAGGTTCCACTTTTTTATCAAAGAAAGTAAATATTTATGGTTAAGATCTAAAAATTGTTTTTTTATTTCATACATTACTTCAGCCATTATTTGATAGTACTCTTTAATTAGTTCAAACATTTCTAAATCCTCTTGTTTATTCTGAAAGTTTAATAAATCATCTCTTACTATTTTTTTCCAGTCATAATTGGAACTTAATAGATAATCAATATTTAGATAAGCCGTTATTTTAGTGTTTTCTTGGTTGGTTTCAGGGTTCATTATGATTTCACTTGATATGGTTGTGACAGGAAAACCAACATGTTGTGTAAAGTTTCTTAAATAATAAAAGAATCTATAAACAAATTTTTCATCATATTTGTTAGATAATACATTTTTAAAATTAGAATATTCAATGCTTTTCTTATCATACTTACTCTTCATAAGAATTTCTAGCGTATCAATAAATAACCTGCCGCTTGATAATAAATGTATTATAAGCGTATTTAATGTGTTCTCATTTGAAGTTTTATTATTTTTTTCAATATTACTTTTATATTTCAAAATATCTGAGGTATCACCTAGCACTAAATCAAACATTGTATTTATTTTTTGGTAATCATTACGTATTTTTCCTATCTCATCTGAGACTTTCATTATTTCATCTCTATTTTGAAAATCAAGAATATGGACTTCTCTTTCACCGTTTATTATATCTATTCTTGCTAAACCTTCTATAATAGCCTCATCTTTTAAATGAGAGTACATTTGTTCTATTTTTATTTTATGTTCCTCAAAATTTTCAATAATTAACATCCTTTCTAATAGCGATTATGTGATCTGAAATAATTTTGAAATGATTAAATGAACCCGTATCAGATTGAGCTGTGGTTTTCGAAAAAACCTCATTTACTTATGATACGGTTCTCCGTATCTGTATTAAGTGAGGTTTTTTTAGTATTAAGTAACATTTATTAATTTTAATTAAATCCATCGGGCTTTGCATTCCATGTTGGGTCCCATTCAGCCTCTTCATTATTTACTGTACTATCACCATTCATAAGATTAAGTAAATCAACTAAAGCTGAAAATTCATCACTATTACTAAATCCAAAATCAAAACCTCCTTTTACTTGTCTATAGTACTTGATATAATTACCATTTTCCTTTTTAAAAATTGCATGATAGTGATATCCATTATTTTCACTTACAGTTAGTAGTTCTACAAAAAGTTCCCCTGCCCCTTGTTCTTCAGCAATAGGATTTAATTCATTTAATAAATCATTATAGAATTTAGAATCACTTTCCTTTTCTGAATTTAACTTGTTAATTCCATTGTAGACTTTTCTTGAACTTGATATTAATGAATATAATGGTCTATTTCTTTCATAATAATCCCCATATGAATCTAACGCTTTTAATGACGTTTCTAATTCAAATGATTTATTATATGCTTCCTCAAATCTCTTATTGTCTAAATCATCATACATTTCCAACGAAATATTACTAGATACCTCCATTTCTTTCTGTATTTTTTTCTCTGTCTCTAGAGCTTCTTCTTGCATTCTCTTTTCTTCTTCTAGAGCTTGTTGTTGCATTTCTTTTGCATTATCTACTGCAGAAGAAAGGTCTTCAATTTTTATTTTTATATTTTCTATCATCAGATTACTTTCAAACTTTCTTTTTATGAACTTATTAGCTTCTTCTAATTGTTCTTCTATAGATTTGTATGAGTCTTTAGTAAGGTTTCCATCCTCAGCAGCCCATATCCATTTTTCTAACTTTCTATACATATCTATCTGCTCACTTAACTCATCAACTACCTTATCTCCTGTATTTTCATCCTTTGCTAATGTAAGAAACTGTAGAGCTTTATCGTAATCACCATTTACTATTTCTACCTTAGCTTGACTTATATAATCTTTGTATGCTTCACTTACCTTACTTCCACATCCAATAAACATAATTGTTGCACCTAAAATAATACTTACTATTAATACTTTTCTCATCTTTTATCCCCCTAGCTTTAAATTCCTATTTACAATTTATATACTATCATGTATGCACTAAGAATTTTGTCTAAATTTGTCTACTTTGCTTTGTTTATGTTATTATTTGATTCTTTATATTTCATTTGATTTTATATAACAATATCTAAATTTAACACACTCATTCCAATATTTCTTAACATAAAAGAAGAAGGAGTATCTTTTATAGATACTCCTTCTTCCTTACTTATATAATCTACTAACTTATCATTTATTTTTAGTTTTATTGAATCTATTTCTCTTGCTTCATTTATAGTTATCTCTGATATTATCATATGAAGCAATTTCTTCTGTTGCTCTCTAGTTGCACTTTCTGTTAGCACTTTACTGAAATTTTCTAGTATGCTCTTTATGAATTCATATGGTATTTCTTCACTTATATCATCTGAAAGTGTAAACAGTAAAGGTTCTTTTTCCTCTTGAAGACTTTTAGCTCTCTTGTTTAGCTCATCTTTTCTCCCCTTGAACTCTTCCTTAGATATTAGTTCCTCTTCATATGCTTCGAAAAGTTTAGTTTTCTTCCTATCTATCTTTTCAAGCTCTTTATCTATTCTTTCTAGCTCCTTCTTAGCTGGATTTATCTTTTTTTGCCTTTCTCTATTAATATTATTTACTATAGTTTTAACCATTTTCTCATTAGAAAGTAATTCTGAAATCTTAGTGAACACATACTCATTAGCTTTATCAACTCTTATTGTATTAGAGTTACATACACTTGTACCTTTATTCTTCCATGCTCCACAACAGTAGTAAGCTATTCTCTTCTTAGTTCCATCAGCTAACTTATTGGTAGTTCTTGAAATCACCATGCCAGCTCCACATTTAGGACATCTTAGTATTCCTGTTAGTGGATATTCACCATCATATATTCTTGAAGGTTTACCTTTCTTACTTTCCATGATTGCTTGTACTCTATCCCATAACCCTTCATCTATTATAGGTTCATGTATTCCATCTGTTATTATTGGATTAGCATTTATGTTTCTTCTTCTTTTCTCTGACCAATTTTGTCTTACATTATATCTAACCTTTCCTATATATACTGGATTAGTTAGAATTTCTCGTATTGAACCTACAGAAAAATCATTTCCTTTCTTAGTCTTATAATCTAGCTTATTTAGTTTATTAGTAATAGCCTTATATCCTTTCCCATTACTATACTCATTAAAGATTAATCTTACTGACCTTGCTTCTATTTCATTAATTGTTAATTTAGTTTTTCTTCTTTTACTTCCCCCTTGATTCTCCACAGGAACTAAGTCATATCCTAAAACTCTTCCACCACACCATTCTCCTGATTTTGCTTTTGCACACATTCCCATTTTTACATTTTGAGCTATTGTTCCTCTCTCGAATTCTCCTATCAATGCCATCATCTGAAATTGCATTTTTCCTGCTGGAGTACTATTGTCGAACTGCTCTGAATAAGAATTGAAAGCTATATTATTCTGCTCTAGTACATCTACTATCTTTAGAACATCTGAAAGTTTTCTACTTATTCTATTAATTTTCCAAGAAATCACCATCTGAAACTTTCTTTCCTCTGCATCCTTTAGAAGTTCCTTTAATGCTGGTCTATTTTTTATATCTTTACCACTTATTCCTCTATCTGAATATACCTTATAAACTGAGTAATTCATTCTATTACACCAATCTCTTAGAAGTCTTTCTTGTTCATCTATACTATATCCTTCTTCTGCTTGTTCTATTGTACTTACTCTACAGTATATAGCAATATGCTCAATCTTATTTACTTTATCTATATTCATTTTTATTCTCCTATAATCATTAACTTATTTCTACTGAAAATATCGACACTATTGGTACTACGGTTATGACGATATTTTCTATTACAATTATTCTTAGATAGTAAAGGTGGAAAGGTAGATAAGTAGATAAAAAGTTTTATTTTTAAAAAATAAATTTTTATTTTTTAATTTTATTTAGCTCTACTACTTTGCCCCCTTTCCCCCAATCATTTATTACGCTCTTATTATTGGATTCATCTTACTTCCCAGTTTTTCCCATAATCCCGTAAGATTTTATTATTGTTATAAAAAACTTATTTATTCTTCTCCTGTTTATTATAGACATACTATTTTTTACGGGTTTGCGGGATTTACGGGAATTATACATCTTAGTCTTGGTTCTGGTTCTATTTGGGACTTATTACCTTATTCTTCAAT
This genomic interval from Jeotgalibaca arthritidis contains the following:
- a CDS encoding amidohydrolase; its protein translation is MSQIEIKVNPTVKDIILSKESDMIAFRRYLHAHPELSMEEFETTKLIAAKLDEFGIPYRLTKPTGVIAEIKGAGPGKTILLRADMDALSVQQMNDVSYKSSVEGKMHACGHDTHISMLMSAAYALNEVKDQFNGTVRLVFQPAEEIAQGAKLMVEQGAVEGVDNAFGIHIWSVGKSGTVSCPAGPSFAAADIVKISFKGKGGHAAQPNLTIDAAIMASQFVVNAQSIVSRVIDPLHPAVVTLGKMEVGTRFNVIAENATIEGTVRTFDPATRDTVEEALKHYANEIAKMYGGEAEVVYDRMTEPVNNEEKTANLVQQIAAQAFGEEAIDNCPPTMGAEDFGCYMTQIPGAFATVGSASDDDATQWPHHSGNFNVDENALKVGAELYAQYALAYLGQNEF
- a CDS encoding helix-turn-helix domain-containing protein → MYLTIQETADYLDLPISEIHRLIREKQIRVLRLEDEIMIYREQFNLFLTEREKEKAALEDYLNTPVPEDIDIKDED
- a CDS encoding RluA family pseudouridine synthase; its protein translation is MSLISHRILVDYTKFSPFFLLYYKQQAFRGAITIKKQQKYHKPNHKKQAPAATGVTNYPIKEDAQLLPFLLENLKGGRNAIKAILTRGQVSVDGKTITQHNHPLKPGQVVSVLSNQVAMNKTVLHGISILHEDDDLIVIRKDEGILSVSGKDPSEATAYRQLSAYVKESNKANRIFVVHRLDRDTSGVMIYAKTEAAKTKLQENWHEMVKERTYTALVEGETDNSGKISSWLTENTKSMKVHSHNYDNGGKHAVTHYKKIQGNKNYSLLEVQLETGRKNQIRVHMESIGHPVAGDKKYSARSNPLKRLGLHASSISFIHPTTNKLVSFNVKAQKGFYLSSKEV
- a CDS encoding PRD domain-containing protein gives rise to the protein MIANKILNNNLISTTDKDGHEIIVMGKGLGWQLKTGDLVDESKIEKIFRMDTVTSSTKMKKLFLEVELSSIAISSKVVDYAHRYLDKQLNKNLILTLTDHIDFAVERVKSGIPLTNDFKVWIKKMFPKEFEVGLYALTIIRDELNMDMPEDEAAHITMHLINAQLDGNMSHTDEITSLLTNCLRIIEIKSGILINEGSWAYERFLRHLLALAQRIIAHKENTGSNAMLNETIRQQFEKEYQIALGIKSYIHQDFHFDIVDDEVTFLTIHINRLLTDA
- a CDS encoding YehS family protein, producing MNHNDRLVRLRYALDIKDNDMVTIFKLGGMEKTKEDIKAMLTKLAQEDEETNSENVYELMCDDESFERFLNGLITSQRGVQKPKEGQVAQEPKLELTRGNANNLLLKKVKIALSLTSDDLLDILDEAGVSISNSELSAVLRKEGHRNYKPCGDRYARNFLKGLALRYRS
- a CDS encoding zinc ribbon domain-containing protein YjdM, which encodes METMNCPKCQSEYTYQDGALWVCPECAHEWVPGAELAQDDAVKDVNGNILVDGDDVVVVKDLKVKGSKQAIKQGTKVKSIRLVEDSGDGHNIDCKIDGFGAMKLKSEFVKKS
- a CDS encoding recombinase family protein, with the translated sequence MNIDKVNKIEHIAIYCRVSTIEQAEEGYSIDEQERLLRDWCNRMNYSVYKVYSDRGISGKDIKNRPALKELLKDAEERKFQMVISWKINRISRKLSDVLKIVDVLEQNNIAFNSYSEQFDNSTPAGKMQFQMMALIGEFERGTIAQNVKMGMCAKAKSGEWCGGRVLGYDLVPVENQGGSKRRKTKLTINEIEARSVRLIFNEYSNGKGYKAITNKLNKLDYKTKKGNDFSVGSIREILTNPVYIGKVRYNVRQNWSEKRRRNINANPIITDGIHEPIIDEGLWDRVQAIMESKKGKPSRIYDGEYPLTGILRCPKCGAGMVISRTTNKLADGTKKRIAYYCCGAWKNKGTSVCNSNTIRVDKANEYVFTKISELLSNEKMVKTIVNNINRERQKKINPAKKELERIDKELEKIDRKKTKLFEAYEEELISKEEFKGRKDELNKRAKSLQEEKEPLLFTLSDDISEEIPYEFIKSILENFSKVLTESATREQQKKLLHMIISEITINEAREIDSIKLKINDKLVDYISKEEGVSIKDTPSSFMLRNIGMSVLNLDIVI
- a CDS encoding ribosome-binding factor A, producing MLIIENFEEHKIKIEQMYSHLKDEAIIEGLARIDIINGEREVHILDFQNRDEIMKVSDEIGKIRNDYQKINTMFDLVLGDTSDILKYKSNIEKNNKTSNENTLNTLIIHLLSSGRLFIDTLEILMKSKYDKKSIEYSNFKNVLSNKYDEKFVYRFFYYLRNFTQHVGFPVTTISSEIIMNPETNQENTKITAYLNIDYLLSSNYDWKKIVRDDLLNFQNKQEDLEMFELIKEYYQIMAEVMYEIKKQFLDLNHKYLLSLIKKWNLLGLKSNKYAISKILKYDLIHNPSNITLSPINSRYDIEMIYIDLSKIGLVNITN
- a CDS encoding ClC family H(+)/Cl(-) exchange transporter, with product MEEKRLDFKLGFVSLVTGLLVGVVVSGFRLAIPFLMGMVGKLLQFGQQSLLHSLLFIFIFATIGVVVSWNVKKEPMIGGSGIPQVAGKLSGQLDFSWFSVLIHKLMGGILTIGSGLTVGREGPSVQIGAAIGQGIAEKSHLNSQNQRYLIVGAASAGMAAAFNSPISGIIFALEELLKRTSRRGFLASSLIIITSTLVSIILLDNTFTLTIPISLELPVRDYPFLIILGMVIGLSGVLFNRVILWGKRVYARWHVPVVIKCSFPFVVTALFLLWDPSLLGSGDHYILMPFHENIALASLLSVYLIKLFLLVVAFSSGLPGGIFFPLLALGSLAGNIVGTSLSMGGLIDQNTLLVFTVIAMAAHFAAIVRAPLTGIFLILEMTGGSIRYLLPLAMVTFVAYLVAELFHSEPIYESLLGLMLANEKEEG